The stretch of DNA TGCCCGCCCTGGAAGAAGAGATAGAAGCTGCCGAGGCAGAAGGCATAAAATTTTTGTTTCTGACCAATCCTGTAAGATGCGTGAAATGCGAGAGAGGGTCATTACGTGAGGTTGAGTGCATCCATATGGAATTGGGAGAACCTGATGCAAGCGGCCGCAGAAGACCTCAGCCCAAGGAAGGGTCTGAATTTTGTTTACAGGCTGACAATTTGATTTTGGCCATTGGGCAGTATCCTGATACGGAAATTTTTAAGGAAGATCCTTTAGGAAAGGGACTGGAAATTACTAAGTGGGATACTATTACTGTTGATCCTGCCACTTGTCAGACTATTATTCCAGGAGTCTTTGCCGGAGGAGATCTGGTCATTGGCCCCATGCGCGTGGTGGATGCTATTGGCATGGGCAGGCTGGCGGCTAGAAGTATTGACATGTATCTGCGAGAGGGCATTGTCAAGCCAGTGGAAAAGATGTTACACAATCCTTTTCCGGAGATTAAGGTGGAAAAAAATATTGAGAAGGCAAAGCGCCAGTCCATGCCTCATCTTGAGGTAAAAGAGAGAGTAACTAATTTTGCCGAAGTTGAACTTGGCTATGATGAAGATGCCGCCCTTGCCGAAGCCAAAAGATGTCTTGATTGCGGTCTGCAATGCTACGGATGAGAAGCTTGACAGGGATAAGTCAGGGCACTATTTATGAATCTTATAATAAAAATTGAGGAGGAGAATTAAATGGCTACGCAATTAACAGACAGTAACTTTGAGGCCGAAGTTTTGAGAAGTGATATTCCGGTATTGGTTGATTTCTGGGCTCCGTGGTGTGGACCGTGCCGGGCTATTGCCCCTGTGATTGATGAGTTGGCTCAGGAATATGCCGGACAGGTAAAAATAGTTAAAATGAACGTGGATGAGAATCCGTCAACCCCGGGTAAATATGGCATCCGGGCTATCCCAACGCTGATTCTTTTTAAGGGCGGTGAAGTTGTCGAACAGATAACCGGAGCTGTTTCCAAGGCCAGTCTCAAGCAGATGATAAATGACAAAGCACTATAAGTAGATGAAAATATACGACGCCCTGGTCATTGGCGCAGGACCAGCGGGGACCACTGCTGCCTTATATCTCTTGCGTTCAGGTGTATCTTTGGCCTGGGCCGAAAAGTTGTCACCTGGCGGCCAGATGCTTTTGACCGAGCGGGTTGATAACTATCCAGGCTTCCCCAGAGGAGTGACAGGCTACGAACTCGCGGAGACATTTGCCCAGCACCTCCAGGGCTTTTCCTATGATCGTTTTCAAGACGAAGTCCTGGAAATGAAATTAAAACCAGGGGCCAGTCAGATAAAAATAGGAGACCAATGGATTGAGGCCAAGACTGTTATTATCTGTTCTGGCGTTAAGTGGAAGAAGCTGGGTGTTAAAGGTGAAGACAGGTTTGTTGGCCGAGGCCTGTCTTATTGTGCCCTTTGCGATGGTAATTTTTTTAAAGACCAGGTCGTGGCTTGTATTGGAGGAGGGAACACTGCTCTTGAGGAATCTTTGTATTTATCCAAGATCGTTAAAAAAGTATATTTGATTCATCGCCGGGATAAGTTTAGAGGGGCTAAGATTTATCAGGAAAAAGTTTTTCAAAATCCCAAGATTGAGATTATCTGGAATACCGTAGTCCAGGAATTTGTAGGTGAGAATGAATTGCAGGCCTTGCGACTAAAAAATGTAAAAACAAGCAAAGAATCAATGTTGCCAGTAAGTGGGGCTTTTATTTTTATAGGTGTTGCACCACAGGCTGATTTTGTGACGGAAGAAATTAAAAGAGATGCAGACGGCTTTATTATAACAGATGCAGAAATGAGGACCAATATACCTGGGATTTTTGCAGCAGGTGATATACGTTCTAAATTATGTCGTCAGATATCTACAGCTGTCGGTGATGGGACCACGGCCGCGAATAGTGCAAATTTATATCTGGAAGGGTTTGATGGATAAGCTAAGATTCCGTTTTATATTTATTTTGCTGTTCGTGTTTTTGTGTTCGGGATGTGGAGTTATCGATTATTTTTTCTTGAGTCCACCTGAAGACACTGCCCAGGAACTGGCTGAGGCAGGTTACGAGGCCATGCAGGCTAAAGATTACAGCAAGGCCATCGAGTACTTTACTAAGTTGAGGGATCGCTATCCTTTTAGTCCTTATACGCCAATGGCCGAAATCAGTCTTGGCGATGCCTATTTCCTAGATGAGCAGTATAAAGCTGCCGTAGAAATCTACAAGGAATTTGAATCCTTGCACCCCAGGCACGAAGCAATCCCATATGTTCTCTTTCAGATAGGAGTAGCTAATTTCAAACAATTTAAATCTATTGACCGACCTCAGAGCAATATGACTGAGGCTCTGGAATATTTTTATCGGGTCAAGGAGACATTCCCTGACACAAAATACGCTAAAGAAGCGGATCAGTATATTCTAAAGTGTCGCAGATATCAGGCCGAGCATGAAATTTTTGTGGCTGACTTTTACTGGCGCACGGAAAAATATCTTTCCGCCTGGAAGAGATATGAGTATGTAGTTGAAAACTATAAAGATTTGCCTGATATAATTCAATATGCCCGGAGAAGAGGAAAATTGGCCTATTTCTTATATCAGAAAAAAAATTCAGAGCAAAAAATGGAACAGGAACAGGGCAGTTGGAAGAAATGGTTTGACTGGCTGTGATTTGAGTGCAAAGTTTTGGGTTTTGAGTAAAAATTTTCTTGCCTGCAAACTAATATCATGGATGTTTAAACTACAGCAAATTTTTGCAGAATTTTTAAGCGGTCCTCTGGGCCGCTTTTTTTGTATTTGGAGGATGGTAAATGCAGTTGGATAATTGGCTGGAGCGATTTGCATTAGATGACCAAGTTCTTGGTCAGGCGTATGAGCAATTGGGAGCATTAAAAAGGTCCTGGTTAAAGAAACTCATAGCCAATCTTTACAACTATTATGGACGTGAAGAGGTTCAGGAAAAGGTTGTGAGCCTGGCTCAGGGCCAGGGGCTTAAAAGTTATGTTCAGATTACCCCTTGGAATCGACTGGTTTGCGTCATTGATAACCAATTTAAGGCAGC from Desulfovulcanus ferrireducens encodes:
- the trxA gene encoding thioredoxin — encoded protein: MATQLTDSNFEAEVLRSDIPVLVDFWAPWCGPCRAIAPVIDELAQEYAGQVKIVKMNVDENPSTPGKYGIRAIPTLILFKGGEVVEQITGAVSKASLKQMINDKAL
- the trxB gene encoding thioredoxin-disulfide reductase; translation: MKIYDALVIGAGPAGTTAALYLLRSGVSLAWAEKLSPGGQMLLTERVDNYPGFPRGVTGYELAETFAQHLQGFSYDRFQDEVLEMKLKPGASQIKIGDQWIEAKTVIICSGVKWKKLGVKGEDRFVGRGLSYCALCDGNFFKDQVVACIGGGNTALEESLYLSKIVKKVYLIHRRDKFRGAKIYQEKVFQNPKIEIIWNTVVQEFVGENELQALRLKNVKTSKESMLPVSGAFIFIGVAPQADFVTEEIKRDADGFIITDAEMRTNIPGIFAAGDIRSKLCRQISTAVGDGTTAANSANLYLEGFDG
- a CDS encoding outer membrane protein assembly factor BamD yields the protein MDKLRFRFIFILLFVFLCSGCGVIDYFFLSPPEDTAQELAEAGYEAMQAKDYSKAIEYFTKLRDRYPFSPYTPMAEISLGDAYFLDEQYKAAVEIYKEFESLHPRHEAIPYVLFQIGVANFKQFKSIDRPQSNMTEALEYFYRVKETFPDTKYAKEADQYILKCRRYQAEHEIFVADFYWRTEKYLSAWKRYEYVVENYKDLPDIIQYARRRGKLAYFLYQKKNSEQKMEQEQGSWKKWFDWL